A genomic region of Anaerolineae bacterium contains the following coding sequences:
- a CDS encoding redoxin domain-containing protein, translating into MGRYSLAVILLFAFVLALLTSPAVGQGEPDRIPALPFPADVDWLNVAGPLDWDMLRGKVVVLDFWTYGCINCIHILPDLKRLEDEFSDTLVVIGVHSAKFENEKDTGNIRQILQRYEIAHPVVNDRDFRIWNAWGIRAWPTVMLIDPEGYVVGYHEGEGVYNVLQPVIADLIATFDTAGKIARAPLPMAADVVARPESGLAFPGKVLADEAGRRLFIADSNHHRIVVVALDTYEVLAVIGEGVAGHADGRYDSARFDTPQGMALGADGRILYVADTGNHMLRAVDLVSETVTTVAGTGQQGRGQLRSGRATSVALNSPWDVMRVGDILYVAMAGAHQLWRYDVVTGEIAVHSGSGRENLLDGPHADAALAQPSGITADGAVLYFADSEASAVRAADSDPGGGVRTIVGTGLFDFGDRDGVGGAALLQHPLGVAYGDGLLYVADTYNNKIKQIDPLSREVRTLAGQAPGGYRDGRAEEALFDEPGGLSYAAGRLYVADTNNHAIRVIDLATRMVSSVIFANPEALLAKRSGTSSVTPVSGDEVVLAGQTIAPGNGTLTLRIDLPEDYKINDLATSSVTWWADGTVAVIEAVAATQTITDAARTITTPVVFAVGETTLTAQAMIFYCEAVNETLCFVAQPKIVLPIRVQPESTEHDLTIAYAVQPPLPGWAD; encoded by the coding sequence ATGGGCCGCTACTCGCTTGCTGTCATTCTGCTGTTCGCCTTTGTTCTGGCGCTACTCACATCGCCAGCAGTAGGACAGGGTGAACCTGATCGAATACCAGCCCTGCCTTTCCCTGCCGATGTGGATTGGCTGAATGTGGCCGGTCCGCTGGACTGGGATATGCTGCGCGGCAAGGTGGTTGTGCTGGATTTCTGGACGTACGGGTGCATCAACTGCATCCATATTTTGCCTGATCTCAAACGGCTTGAGGATGAGTTTTCCGATACGCTGGTGGTGATCGGTGTGCATAGCGCCAAGTTCGAAAATGAAAAGGACACTGGGAACATCCGCCAGATCCTGCAGCGGTATGAGATTGCTCATCCGGTGGTCAACGACCGCGATTTTCGCATCTGGAACGCCTGGGGAATCCGGGCATGGCCGACGGTCATGCTGATTGATCCGGAAGGCTACGTCGTTGGCTATCACGAAGGAGAAGGTGTGTACAATGTCCTCCAGCCGGTGATCGCTGACCTGATCGCGACTTTTGACACAGCAGGCAAAATTGCCCGTGCCCCGCTGCCCATGGCGGCTGATGTCGTGGCGCGCCCGGAAAGCGGGCTGGCGTTTCCGGGTAAGGTGCTGGCGGATGAAGCCGGTAGGCGGTTATTCATTGCCGACTCCAATCACCACCGGATTGTTGTAGTTGCTCTGGACACGTACGAAGTGCTGGCGGTGATTGGGGAGGGTGTGGCCGGTCACGCGGATGGGCGTTACGACTCGGCCCGCTTTGATACCCCGCAGGGGATGGCGCTGGGCGCTGACGGGCGTATCCTGTATGTCGCTGATACCGGGAATCACATGCTGCGGGCGGTTGATCTGGTTTCGGAGACGGTCACTACGGTGGCGGGCACCGGCCAGCAGGGGCGGGGGCAGCTGCGCAGCGGTCGCGCTACGTCGGTGGCGCTGAACAGTCCGTGGGATGTGATGCGTGTGGGCGATATCCTGTATGTGGCCATGGCGGGGGCGCATCAGTTATGGCGCTATGACGTGGTTACGGGAGAGATAGCGGTGCATTCCGGCAGCGGTCGGGAGAACCTGCTTGACGGACCACACGCCGACGCGGCGCTCGCACAGCCTAGCGGCATCACGGCTGATGGGGCTGTGCTCTACTTTGCCGACAGTGAAGCCAGCGCAGTCCGCGCGGCGGATAGCGATCCTGGCGGCGGTGTGCGCACTATTGTCGGTACCGGTCTGTTTGACTTTGGTGACCGCGATGGGGTTGGGGGCGCGGCGCTGCTCCAGCATCCACTGGGGGTGGCGTACGGGGATGGCCTGCTGTATGTGGCGGATACCTATAACAACAAGATCAAGCAGATTGACCCGCTCAGCAGGGAAGTGCGCACTCTGGCCGGGCAGGCGCCAGGCGGCTACCGGGATGGTCGCGCTGAGGAAGCGCTCTTTGACGAACCGGGTGGGCTTTCCTACGCAGCCGGACGGTTGTATGTGGCGGACACCAACAACCACGCCATCCGGGTGATCGATCTGGCGACCCGTATGGTGAGCAGCGTGATCTTCGCTAATCCTGAGGCACTGCTGGCCAAACGGTCAGGAACTTCCAGTGTGACTCCCGTCAGCGGGGATGAGGTAGTTCTGGCAGGGCAGACGATTGCCCCTGGCAATGGCACGCTAACCCTGCGGATTGATCTCCCGGAAGACTACAAGATCAATGACCTGGCAACCTCGAGCGTAACCTGGTGGGCCGATGGTACCGTTGCCGTGATCGAAGCGGTGGCGGCCACGCAGACGATCACGGATGCTGCCCGGACGATCACCACGCCGGTGGTGTTCGCAGTGGGGGAAACAACACTGACAGCACAGGCAATGATTTTTTACTGCGAGGCGGTCAACGAGACGCTGTGCTTTGTGGCTCAGCCAAAGATCGTTCTGCCGATCCGTGTTCAACCCGAGAGTACAGAGCACGATCTGACAATCGCGTATGCAGTCCAACCCCCGCTTCCTGGCTGGGCTGACTGA
- a CDS encoding carbohydrate kinase family protein, whose product MSVRYLAPGIILDDIVFPDGRTQMGTLGGGGAQAAWGMALAAESGDQVGMLAGVGRDFPLEALAPLAAMGIDLTGVHVTDLPTPRAWQILEADGRRTHVWRVDQFTSDRQTHPDAATILRFYPAVQVIHWGIHPEAPYLAPCQALRERGTLVSIEPFKAPEQPPAEEEVALILAACDIYSPNWLEAVALFGTDNKQALLERAHALGGHILALRLGAAGAEVWDLHTGEGVAVPPAPAGLVVDPVGAGDAFCGALAVTWHRTTDLAEAAVSAAVAASYLLEQVGLPATRPPVADQQSRARAVRAGLRRLTL is encoded by the coding sequence ATGAGCGTCCGTTATCTGGCTCCCGGCATCATTCTGGACGATATTGTGTTTCCTGATGGCCGTACCCAAATGGGTACCCTGGGCGGCGGTGGTGCGCAGGCGGCTTGGGGCATGGCGCTCGCAGCGGAATCGGGCGACCAGGTAGGTATGCTTGCCGGAGTCGGGCGGGACTTTCCACTGGAGGCCCTCGCCCCGCTTGCGGCAATGGGTATCGACCTGACGGGGGTGCACGTCACCGATCTACCGACGCCACGCGCCTGGCAAATCCTGGAAGCCGACGGCCGCCGGACACACGTCTGGCGCGTTGATCAGTTCACCTCTGATCGCCAGACTCATCCCGACGCTGCCACCATTCTGCGCTTCTACCCAGCGGTACAGGTTATCCACTGGGGTATTCATCCAGAAGCCCCCTACCTCGCCCCCTGCCAGGCGCTCCGGGAACGGGGTACGCTGGTCAGCATTGAGCCGTTCAAAGCCCCGGAACAGCCACCCGCGGAGGAAGAGGTGGCGTTGATCCTGGCTGCCTGTGACATCTACTCACCGAACTGGCTGGAAGCGGTTGCACTGTTTGGCACCGACAACAAACAGGCGCTGCTGGAACGCGCCCACGCTCTCGGCGGTCATATCCTGGCGCTGAGGCTTGGTGCAGCCGGCGCTGAGGTCTGGGATCTCCATACGGGGGAAGGCGTTGCCGTACCGCCCGCGCCAGCCGGCCTGGTTGTTGACCCGGTTGGCGCAGGTGACGCCTTCTGCGGCGCGCTAGCCGTCACCTGGCACCGCACTACAGATCTGGCTGAAGCAGCCGTCAGCGCGGCGGTAGCCGCTTCATATCTGCTGGAACAGGTAGGTCTCCCAGCCACCCGCCCGCCAGTCGCAGATCAGCAGTCCCGCGCTCGTGCCGTCCGCGCTGGTTTGCGGCGGCTGACGCTGTGA
- a CDS encoding nucleoside hydrolase, translating to MPRDFLIDTDTASDDAVALLMALRWPDVAVRAITVVSGNVPVDQGVTNALYTVELCGVDVSVYRGADRPLMREPVHAQFFHGQDGMGDQHYPPPKASPRPEHAIDTLIETIKAYPGLTLVTLGPLTNIALALARAPEIARMVGRCVVMGGAANTVGNVTPAAEYNIWADPEAARRVFHSGLPIEMVGCELSTGPANITEAEMAEIRALNTPLAHFTLDCNRAGIRANREWLGDPGLALPDPVAMAIALDPTICTRSSCHYVEVETSSPLTRGMTIVDRLGVATDERNRPIWGTLVDRPPNVTVCWAIDIPRWKAMLYSVLKEQPA from the coding sequence ATGCCGCGAGACTTCCTGATCGATACGGATACCGCCTCAGATGATGCCGTTGCGCTGCTCATGGCCCTGCGTTGGCCAGACGTAGCGGTCAGGGCGATCACGGTGGTCTCCGGCAATGTGCCGGTTGATCAGGGCGTGACTAACGCCCTCTACACAGTTGAGTTGTGCGGGGTAGATGTGTCTGTCTACCGCGGCGCTGACCGCCCGCTGATGCGCGAGCCGGTCCACGCTCAATTCTTCCACGGTCAGGACGGCATGGGCGACCAGCATTACCCGCCGCCAAAGGCCTCCCCCCGCCCGGAACATGCCATAGACACTCTGATTGAAACGATCAAAGCTTATCCCGGTCTCACCCTGGTCACGCTTGGTCCGCTGACCAATATTGCGCTGGCCCTGGCCCGTGCGCCAGAGATTGCCCGGATGGTTGGGCGCTGCGTCGTGATGGGCGGCGCAGCCAATACCGTCGGCAACGTGACGCCTGCCGCTGAATACAATATCTGGGCCGATCCGGAAGCAGCGCGGCGCGTCTTCCACAGCGGATTGCCCATTGAGATGGTCGGCTGCGAGCTTTCCACCGGCCCCGCCAACATCACCGAAGCAGAAATGGCTGAGATTCGCGCCCTCAACACACCTCTGGCCCACTTCACCTTGGATTGCAACCGCGCCGGCATCCGGGCCAATCGTGAATGGCTGGGCGACCCCGGCCTGGCCCTGCCTGATCCGGTGGCCATGGCCATTGCCCTGGACCCGACCATCTGCACCCGCAGCAGCTGTCACTATGTCGAGGTGGAAACAAGCAGCCCGCTGACGCGGGGTATGACCATCGTCGACAGGCTGGGCGTCGCGACCGATGAGCGCAACCGCCCAATCTGGGGAACGTTAGTCGATCGGCCACCCAATGTCACGGTCTGCTGGGCGATCGATATTCCCCGCTGGAAAGCCATGCTCTACAGCGTGCTGAAGGAGCAACCAGCTTGA
- a CDS encoding pseudouridine-5'-phosphate glycosidase, with protein MMIVPLDLHPDVRAALAEHRPVVALESTLITHGLPYPTNLQTALAMEKAIRDRGATPATVAILDGRIRVGLELGDIERLIELGPEQVRKCSRRDLPLVVGLKGHGATTVAGTMIVAHMARIDVFATGGIGGVHRGHPQDISADLIELGRTPVTVICSGAKSILDLPLTLEVLETQGVPVIGYGTDELPAFYSRSSGLPVDLRIESPAEAAAIIDARAMLGLPQGILITVPVPAEHELPAGEAEQAIAEATRIADEQGITGKAITPFVLGKVLELTGGRSRDANTALLINNAAVAAQVAVALAELRFSRR; from the coding sequence CTGATGATCGTCCCACTTGACCTGCACCCTGACGTCCGCGCAGCCCTGGCGGAGCATCGTCCTGTTGTAGCTCTGGAATCCACCCTGATCACCCATGGTCTACCCTACCCGACCAATTTGCAGACAGCCCTGGCGATGGAGAAGGCCATCCGCGATCGTGGCGCTACACCAGCCACGGTTGCCATACTGGATGGTCGGATTCGCGTCGGTCTGGAGCTGGGGGACATTGAGCGGCTAATCGAACTTGGTCCGGAGCAGGTGCGTAAGTGTAGCCGCCGTGACCTGCCCCTGGTCGTCGGCCTCAAGGGACATGGCGCGACAACCGTCGCCGGAACCATGATCGTCGCCCACATGGCCAGGATCGATGTTTTTGCCACCGGCGGGATCGGCGGCGTGCATCGCGGCCATCCACAGGATATCTCCGCCGATCTGATCGAACTGGGCCGGACACCGGTCACAGTCATCTGTTCCGGCGCCAAATCGATTCTTGATCTGCCGCTCACGCTTGAGGTCTTGGAAACGCAGGGTGTCCCGGTCATCGGTTACGGCACGGACGAGTTGCCCGCCTTCTACTCGCGCTCCAGCGGCCTGCCAGTCGACCTCCGGATTGAGTCGCCCGCTGAAGCCGCTGCTATCATCGACGCGCGAGCGATGCTTGGCCTGCCTCAGGGCATCCTGATCACCGTCCCTGTCCCGGCTGAGCATGAACTCCCCGCCGGAGAAGCGGAGCAGGCCATTGCCGAAGCCACGCGTATTGCCGATGAACAGGGGATAACCGGTAAAGCGATCACGCCTTTTGTCCTGGGTAAGGTCCTCGAGCTGACCGGCGGCCGTTCCCGTGATGCTAACACCGCGCTGCTGATCAACAATGCCGCTGTTGCCGCGCAGGTCGCCGTCGCTCTGGCTGAACTCAGATTCTCCAGGAGATAA
- a CDS encoding DUF2344 domain-containing protein, giving the protein MLQQPTQYRVRITFGKNDALRFIGHLDLAKLWERVLRRAEMPLVYSQGYNPQPKIQLASALPLGISSDCELLDIWLLEPVDLGTLPERLNAVSPPGLRTYHVREVPPKAPALQTLLHSADYLITLAEEVTPELPQRIADLLSRERIERKRRGKSYDLRPLILALAPVDARSFRVRLALGAEGTARPDELMDAMGLSFDHARCHREALNLVSADEQEAG; this is encoded by the coding sequence ATGCTTCAACAGCCGACGCAATATCGGGTGCGTATTACTTTTGGCAAGAACGATGCCCTGCGCTTTATCGGGCATCTGGACCTGGCCAAGCTCTGGGAACGGGTGCTGCGGCGGGCAGAGATGCCGCTAGTGTATTCGCAGGGCTACAACCCGCAGCCCAAGATACAGCTTGCTTCGGCCCTGCCACTTGGTATCAGTAGCGACTGTGAGTTGCTCGATATCTGGCTACTGGAACCAGTCGACCTGGGGACCTTGCCTGAGCGGCTGAATGCTGTCAGCCCGCCAGGTCTGCGCACCTACCACGTCCGGGAGGTGCCACCCAAAGCGCCGGCGCTACAAACGCTGTTACACAGCGCGGATTACCTCATCACGCTTGCGGAGGAAGTGACTCCTGAGCTGCCACAGCGTATCGCCGATCTGCTGAGCCGCGAACGGATCGAGCGTAAGCGGCGGGGCAAGAGCTACGATCTACGCCCGCTGATCCTGGCGCTGGCGCCGGTGGACGCCCGATCATTTCGGGTGCGGCTTGCCCTTGGCGCGGAAGGGACGGCCCGACCGGACGAACTGATGGATGCTATGGGGCTGTCCTTCGACCACGCCCGTTGTCACCGTGAAGCACTCAACCTGGTCAGTGCAGATGAGCAAGAAGCTGGCTGA
- a CDS encoding type 1 glutamine amidotransferase-like domain-containing protein: MIQSSIFEWRQGAGWLVLSSGGRFMDGETEAIDTRMLSRSAADGALVYIGAADEPETAEQFLMYLGDLGSRSGYAIDIIAEDDASLKAHLGEAGIIVIGDGPQHARLYNGLQGAALEGILRAYENGALIMGIGFGAELFGQWILRPSPLAPYSGFTWLANAAILTGVPELAQKRTLQDLLHKRPVTYGLNIRPGSALTFGPDGQVELWGTEQIIISLGQAYSIRE; the protein is encoded by the coding sequence ATGATACAGAGCAGCATTTTTGAGTGGCGGCAGGGTGCAGGGTGGCTTGTTCTAAGCAGCGGCGGTCGCTTTATGGATGGCGAGACCGAGGCCATCGACACGCGGATGCTCAGCCGGTCTGCGGCTGACGGCGCTCTGGTCTATATCGGTGCAGCGGATGAACCTGAAACCGCTGAGCAGTTCCTGATGTACCTGGGCGACCTGGGAAGCCGCAGTGGCTACGCGATCGATATTATCGCCGAGGATGATGCTTCGCTCAAAGCACACCTGGGAGAAGCGGGCATCATCGTGATCGGCGATGGCCCTCAGCACGCCCGGCTCTACAACGGCTTACAGGGAGCCGCGCTGGAAGGCATCCTGCGCGCCTACGAGAATGGTGCCCTGATCATGGGCATCGGCTTTGGCGCAGAACTGTTCGGGCAGTGGATCCTCAGGCCATCGCCGTTGGCCCCCTATTCTGGCTTCACCTGGCTGGCCAATGCCGCCATCCTGACCGGCGTACCGGAGCTCGCGCAGAAACGGACGCTGCAGGACCTCCTGCACAAGCGCCCGGTGACCTACGGCCTCAATATCCGCCCCGGCTCAGCGCTGACTTTTGGCCCGGATGGCCAGGTGGAGCTATGGGGCACAGAGCAGATCATCATCTCACTGGGACAGGCTTACAGCATCCGGGAGTAA
- a CDS encoding amidohydrolase, with protein MTVDFLQGAQRLAPQLIDWRRELHRHPELAFMETRTASMVANQLHQLGLEVQTGVGKTGVVALLDGASDGPTVLLRFDMDALPIREENQVPYASVNPGVMHACGHDGHTAIGLAVAHLLSDQRNRIHGRVKFVFQPAEEIAEGAQAMIQDGVLQNPEPEIALGLHLWNTLPVGQVGIMPGPVMAGADIFDLIIRGAGGHGASPHETRDPLLAGAHIVTALQSVISRNVNPLDSAVLSVTSFTAGTASNIIPSEVSLKGTIRTYTDAVHDLTIRRLKQVTEGIAQAMGCVAEVTVTSLTPPLVNHLEVTQVVQQAIAPYTDPENLLPDIRTMGAEDMAIFLNRIPGCFFFVGSANSQHNLAYPHHHPRFDFDEAALPLAAAMLASAAAAYVLPG; from the coding sequence ATGACCGTTGATTTTCTGCAGGGTGCACAACGACTGGCGCCCCAGCTCATCGACTGGCGCCGTGAGCTACATCGTCATCCCGAACTGGCGTTTATGGAGACACGAACCGCCAGTATGGTTGCTAACCAGCTCCACCAGCTTGGCCTTGAGGTCCAGACAGGTGTCGGGAAAACTGGCGTCGTTGCATTGCTCGATGGTGCATCTGATGGTCCGACTGTCCTGCTCCGCTTCGATATGGACGCTCTGCCCATCCGTGAGGAAAACCAGGTGCCTTACGCCTCGGTCAATCCGGGGGTAATGCATGCCTGCGGCCATGATGGGCACACGGCCATTGGCCTCGCCGTTGCACACCTGCTCAGCGATCAGCGCAACCGGATTCATGGCCGGGTGAAGTTCGTTTTTCAGCCGGCTGAGGAGATCGCTGAAGGCGCGCAGGCCATGATCCAGGACGGTGTCCTGCAGAACCCGGAGCCGGAGATCGCGCTGGGGTTGCACCTGTGGAATACGCTCCCGGTTGGCCAGGTAGGGATCATGCCCGGCCCGGTGATGGCCGGGGCTGATATCTTTGATCTGATCATTCGCGGCGCGGGTGGCCATGGAGCGTCTCCGCATGAGACCCGCGACCCTCTGCTGGCCGGGGCGCATATCGTCACGGCGCTGCAATCGGTGATCAGCCGTAACGTCAACCCGCTGGATTCGGCAGTTCTGTCAGTCACCAGTTTCACCGCCGGCACAGCCTCCAACATCATCCCATCCGAAGTGTCCCTCAAAGGGACCATTCGCACCTATACGGACGCGGTACACGACCTGACCATCCGCCGCTTGAAGCAGGTCACCGAAGGCATTGCCCAGGCGATGGGCTGCGTCGCTGAGGTCACTGTGACGTCACTGACCCCGCCGCTGGTGAACCATCTGGAAGTTACGCAGGTCGTGCAGCAGGCCATCGCGCCATACACCGACCCAGAGAACCTGCTGCCCGATATTCGCACAATGGGTGCTGAGGACATGGCCATCTTCCTGAACCGGATTCCGGGCTGCTTCTTCTTCGTCGGCTCAGCAAACAGCCAGCATAACCTGGCCTACCCTCATCACCACCCCCGTTTTGATTTCGACGAGGCAGCGCTGCCGCTGGCGGCGGCTATGCTGGCTTCGGCGGCTGCTGCCTATGTCCTGCCGGGCTGA
- a CDS encoding stage 0 sporulation protein, with amino-acid sequence MTSTTTTRPLRIIGVRFTKIGKLYHFDCTDHPEVEPGDYAIVETTRGRQMGQVIGFAEEEENREYKPILRKATPRDLALQRAWQEREVGALITCREAASKFSEYNDVKFVAAQYNYDGSMLTFLYYNTESENKSPNMNRLRNELSRLFPGTKLDLHQVGPRDVAKLLGGYGACGQPRCCSTFLTDFSPISIKMAKAQGISLNPTEITGMCGRLRCCLIYEYEQYVEARKHLPKRNKRVGTPAGEGKVLDVQPLQDTVTVSIENERYTFKREEIIPLEEWEALQKKAEQGCSKHEGGGCDCGARR; translated from the coding sequence ATGACATCGACGACAACAACCAGACCTCTACGTATCATCGGGGTTCGCTTCACCAAGATCGGCAAGCTCTACCACTTTGACTGCACCGACCACCCGGAGGTTGAGCCGGGTGATTATGCCATTGTCGAAACCACGCGCGGGCGGCAGATGGGACAGGTCATTGGTTTTGCCGAAGAAGAGGAAAACCGCGAATACAAACCCATCCTGCGCAAAGCCACTCCCCGCGACCTGGCTCTCCAGCGGGCCTGGCAGGAGCGCGAAGTTGGCGCCCTGATCACCTGCCGTGAAGCAGCCAGCAAGTTCAGCGAATACAACGACGTGAAATTCGTTGCGGCACAATACAACTATGACGGCAGCATGTTGACCTTTCTCTACTACAACACTGAATCCGAAAACAAATCGCCCAACATGAACCGTCTGCGCAACGAGTTGAGCCGCCTGTTTCCTGGCACCAAGCTCGACCTTCACCAGGTCGGCCCGCGCGACGTTGCCAAGTTGCTCGGCGGCTACGGAGCCTGTGGGCAGCCACGTTGCTGCAGCACTTTCCTGACCGATTTCAGCCCGATCTCAATCAAGATGGCCAAGGCCCAGGGCATCTCGCTCAACCCCACCGAGATCACGGGCATGTGCGGGCGGTTGCGCTGCTGCCTGATCTACGAGTATGAGCAATATGTGGAGGCGCGTAAGCACCTCCCCAAGCGCAACAAGCGCGTGGGCACCCCCGCCGGTGAAGGCAAAGTCCTGGATGTCCAGCCGCTGCAGGATACAGTAACCGTCAGCATCGAGAATGAGCGCTACACCTTCAAGCGCGAGGAGATCATCCCCCTGGAAGAATGGGAAGCGCTCCAAAAGAAGGCTGAACAGGGTTGCAGCAAGCATGAGGGCGGCGGTTGTGACTGCGGGGCAAGACGCTAA
- a CDS encoding ADP-ribosylglycohydrolase family protein, whose protein sequence is MSVTQAQAILLGLALGDALGAPVEFMGLAEISARYGSGGIQEPPNPALYTDDTQMTLALAEGLIEAGEADPDALMSAVGKYFVRWLNSPDNGRSPGGACLAGVRRYERGESWRRSGLPDSRGCGSAMRVAPIGYLYQHDPERLRDVAQATSLITHGHPTALAASVAAAYLVKLALDGIAPDHYLHEVAVSVDGLSDELDLALRRVGHVLAWGDEIMAMRHIGAGWVAEEAVSLALYCVMRYPDDYVAAVRRAANMDGDSDSVACIAGGVAAARLGMESIPADWRDRCENRDGILDLGAHLAEKRLRIAEHRDGC, encoded by the coding sequence ATGAGTGTAACGCAAGCACAGGCGATTTTGCTGGGCTTGGCGCTTGGGGACGCGCTTGGGGCGCCGGTCGAGTTTATGGGTCTGGCCGAGATCAGCGCACGGTATGGTTCCGGGGGGATTCAGGAGCCTCCAAATCCGGCCCTGTATACCGACGATACGCAGATGACCCTAGCCCTGGCAGAAGGGTTGATAGAAGCTGGCGAAGCTGATCCTGACGCCCTGATGAGCGCTGTGGGAAAGTACTTTGTACGCTGGCTGAACAGCCCGGACAACGGCCGGTCGCCGGGCGGAGCATGCCTCGCTGGCGTGCGGCGGTATGAGCGCGGGGAGTCCTGGCGTCGATCTGGCCTGCCGGATTCCAGAGGATGTGGTTCGGCCATGCGTGTTGCGCCGATCGGGTATCTCTATCAGCATGATCCGGAACGATTGAGGGATGTGGCGCAGGCAACGAGTCTGATCACCCACGGCCATCCAACGGCGCTGGCTGCGAGCGTCGCCGCAGCGTACCTGGTGAAGCTGGCGCTGGATGGTATTGCCCCTGACCACTACCTGCACGAGGTGGCCGTTTCTGTGGACGGGCTTTCCGATGAGCTAGATCTGGCGCTGCGCCGGGTGGGTCATGTACTGGCCTGGGGCGACGAGATCATGGCAATGCGCCATATCGGCGCGGGCTGGGTGGCCGAGGAAGCCGTGAGCCTGGCGCTCTACTGTGTGATGCGCTACCCGGACGACTACGTTGCCGCTGTCCGGAGGGCAGCAAACATGGATGGTGACAGCGATTCCGTCGCCTGCATCGCGGGAGGGGTTGCTGCGGCGCGTCTGGGGATGGAATCTATCCCGGCGGACTGGCGCGATCGGTGTGAGAACCGCGATGGTATCCTCGATCTGGGGGCGCATCTGGCAGAGAAGCGATTGCGGATTGCGGAGCATCGTGATGGCTGTTGA
- a CDS encoding CoA transferase subunit A, with amino-acid sequence MAVDRLVSLAEAAQAVRDGQTLALGGMTLYRRPVAFVRALLRRSDRPVGLTLLNFTAGYESDLLVGAGCIARTRTCYFGLEAFGLAPMFTDAATRGQITVIEETEASLAMGIRAALSAVGFMPSRAWIGTDLPRLRPDVKTIIDPYSGEELMAFPAIPCDIAVVHALVADRQGNARLNRNLAIDRELAYLAGTVIVTAEEVVDRLTADVDIAAPLTTMVVHAPRGAWPTSCHPLYPVAGGELLRYIDACASGEFDRYLQDFLEE; translated from the coding sequence ATGGCTGTTGACCGGCTTGTGTCACTTGCGGAGGCTGCGCAGGCCGTTCGCGACGGCCAGACGCTGGCGCTGGGCGGTATGACTCTTTACCGGCGACCGGTCGCTTTTGTGCGGGCGCTGCTACGGCGTTCTGATCGGCCCGTTGGCCTGACACTATTGAATTTCACGGCAGGATATGAGTCCGACCTGCTGGTCGGGGCTGGCTGTATTGCCCGTACCCGGACGTGTTATTTTGGCCTGGAAGCTTTTGGGCTGGCGCCGATGTTCACCGATGCGGCAACGCGAGGCCAGATCACCGTGATTGAGGAAACCGAAGCCAGTCTGGCGATGGGCATCCGGGCTGCCTTGAGCGCGGTCGGCTTTATGCCGTCGCGGGCGTGGATCGGCACGGACCTGCCGCGCCTGCGACCGGATGTCAAAACTATCATCGATCCGTACAGTGGCGAAGAGCTGATGGCGTTCCCGGCGATTCCCTGCGACATTGCCGTGGTGCATGCCCTCGTTGCCGATCGGCAGGGCAATGCCCGGCTGAACAGGAATCTGGCCATCGACCGTGAACTGGCCTACCTGGCAGGGACGGTCATTGTGACAGCGGAAGAGGTGGTCGATCGCCTGACGGCAGACGTGGACATCGCTGCACCGCTGACGACGATGGTTGTCCATGCGCCACGGGGAGCCTGGCCAACATCGTGTCACCCGCTGTATCCGGTGGCAGGGGGTGAGTTACTGCGTTACATCGATGCCTGCGCCTCCGGTGAGTTCGATCGATATCTACAGGACTTTCTGGAGGAGTGA